Genomic DNA from Nymphalis io chromosome 5, ilAglIoxx1.1, whole genome shotgun sequence:
TGAAGGAGGTTTTATTACGACGGTGCTAGAAATGGGTATAGGCGGTGTCCGAGGAATGGAAATAGATTTACTGGTTGAAAACAATGTATCTGCAATTGAAGGTCTATTCAATGAAGAACTTGGAATTGTCATTGAAGTAGCACAGAACCACGTGGGTTACGTTTTAACAGAATACAAAAAGAAAGGTGTATACTCCAAAGTGATTGGTAAAACTGGAAAGTATGGAATGGACTCTAAGGTAAGCTTTactttatttgtaaaagtaatTTTGGTTTTCTGTTTGACATTAACAACCGATTTGGCtagtattttgtttaaatataaaaaaaaatatagtatcgtttgtgttaataaatgttttttttacaggtTAATGTGAAAGTTAATGGTAATGTAGTATTGGATACAAAATTAATAGATGTATACAGAATGTGGGAAGAAACTAGCTATCAACTAGAGTGCTTACAGGCTAACTCTAGCTGCATCCAACAGGAATGGAATGGTAAGGTCTTGTctcaacaaaatatttatttcagttatagTTTTACCCAATCTGTACTTAAAGgcaatttatatcatatttctgCGTTCATTTcctgattaataaatttaatccaaaccttctcaaaaggagaggaggttttAGCCAAAAGGTCATTAcaggatagtttttttttatatttatgttattattcatataaacttttttccCATAGGGCTCGCTACTCGTAAAGgtgtaaaatataatgtctCATTCGACCCTTCCGCGGCTTTGATAAAGACGAGGTCCGTGAAAGTAGCAGTGTTACGGGAAGAAGGTAAAGCAAGttccataaaatttaattgataatatttgtactattattacttgtattattaataattaatttatattaaattaggtaTAAATGGCGATCGTGAAATGATTGCCTCCCTGATGATGGCCAATTTCGACGTGTTTGATGTAACAATGAGTGATTTGCAAGCCAAGAAAATTACTTTAGATGCTTTCCAGGGATTAGTTTTTCCTGGAGGCTTTAGCTATGCcggtaatattttaaacataattcacaaaactgaaaattaatattcatacaagtgtttaactaaaagtttatatttgtttgttctaaaatattatgaatgttatatattttgtaaataaattgatttaagaaTTGGAAATCAAAGAATTATGAACATGTTAACGCAAGATAATTATCTAAGTaactctattatatttatttcatcatcaGATACACTGGGATCGGCGAAGGGCTGGGCTGCTGGTATTCTTTTCTCAGAATCTCTGAGTTCACAGTTTGCAAACTTCAAAAGCAGAAGCAATACTTTTTCACTTGGAGTATGTAACGGTTGCCAGCTAATGGCGCTTCTGGGGTGGATAGATACCGATGACAGTAAAAATCCAGGCAACACAACTCAGATATTCCTTGATCACAACTTGTCCGAAAGGTTTATATaacttttgatttttttgttaaacacAGAAATAACTATCTTACAAGGCTGCAATCTATTACCattttgcttaaattaatttcaatttttatatcaagaaaatactgctattttattttatatttagtgtaATTGTatcatttttgaaattttaaaatatagtgttaaattaattaatttcgtatatacattttaaagttgTATTGTTCAACGaggtattatttaagtttacctCTATATCATTCATAGGTTCGAATGCCGTTGGAGCGCCGTAAAGATCAACGAAAGAGTATCCAACGAAGACGTTTGGTTCCGTGGTATGGGCGGCAGCGTTCTCGGAGTGTGGGTCGCGCACGGGGAGGGACGGTTCACGGTGCCCGATCAGCAGACGCTTGACAAGCTAAAAGTTAATGACCAAGTAGCCGTGCAATATGTGGATGACAACGGGTCTCCTACTGAGATTTACCCTATGAATCCTAATGGAAGCCCTGGTATGTAAATGCTTAGTTTGCTtgtaagaataactttatttagtaagaaaaaattaaaacagaatcATTTTCTTCATCTATTTTGGTaagttttaatagaaaaatacactTGTCAgtgttatattgttattatatattatttatatggagCTCTgacaatcttgttgagtttaatgccaagaaaacacgcgtatgcgctctcacggcgaaaaagtcaacattttcccctcttccctccctctgtggtactccgctggtgatgcaaagcaaaatcgccatgctggggattgacgtgcgctgcgaccttagtccaagggattacatcgaggctgttataaaaacagcttcacggaaactcggagttctgaacaaggtgcggcgttttttcacgccacaacaactgtgcctgttgtacaaaacacaggtacggtcttgcgtggaatattcctcgcacctttgggatggctccgctaagtacctacttgaggccttggaccggttgcagcgacgtgccgtacgcattattggcgacgtaaaggtcacaaacacccttgaacctttacaattgcgtcgtgagatagcagcactgagcgctttctatcgactgtatcacggcgagtgctctgaggaattattctctctaattcctgcttcccccttccttcttcaaagtccacgcgagctagttctcgatgtcaccggctgtgaactgtgacatcaattccatcgcaaaacaaagaaatttggcaactcccttctttgtcgcacttccaaaaaatggaattccttaccagctcacgtgttcccctcctcttacaacccgggttccttcaaacgaggcgtgaagaggcatcttgcgggccggcaaggcgaaggcggctagtgcagaacgtttttcccgtctgtactggccgtcgtcgcgtatGGACtcgactaccacttaccatcaggtggagttgagtcatttgccctcccggcgaatacaaaaaataaaataaaaaaattattggtctTTAAATCCCATTTAAATAGATCAATAtactattaacgtattaatCATCACTGAATAAAACTGACATAGACCTTGCATGAGCAAGGGCCTCAGGGCTGCGTTCATACGCAGCCCTGAGGCCGACTGTCAATACTTATGAAAGATtgagatgagatcatagacaatttttagtactttttatatattcctaACAGTCAGTATAATGTAttgttaaaattgatttacTAGATTGGTTTACTATTAATTGTGTaactattactttaaaattgtaaggaccaagatttataataaatctataagGTTTGTAATCAGCTTAGCAAAACCTTAAAATCAATTGCgattgtatataattgttttatgttatgtgtgtttataatttaacttgttatataaaatttgcataATGTATGCAACGTTCATAATTTTTCGACGGTTTACAATCAggctaaatttattataaactccTCACTGGTAACATAATCAGCAGTTACaggtaaaactattaaatagcatttataaaaaggtgtgtataaaaaaacaaaaattgactTTTTATATCAACAGATGGATTAGCGGGCGTGAGGTCTCCGGACGGACGCCACCTTGCTATGATGCCACACCCTGAACGCTGCGTCCTGCGGTGGCAATGCGCTTCACCACCGCCACCCACCTCCGACGCCTTCAGCCAAGCCTCACCTTGGCTACGACTCTTCCAGAATGCATATACTTGGGCATCTCAACACTAAACTCAAGAGtagattattatttgaatatttcattcCTTTAAATTGCATTTAGTTTTCTTAGAAGAACATgccaatatagaaatattttagtatagaaACATTCCATTCATAAAATCGTAAGtctcatatacaaaattgtgATTGAAATTTATACTCTTATAAAAAAgtgccttttttatttacatgttaCCTCCAAAAATTGCCTCTTGAATTTGATCTTGGACCCGttgaactatatatattttactgtttttgattagattataagaaaaattttattaaacattttaaaaaaaaaacattaaaaactattttttaataaaatatctttacatttaattattatttttctttataaatatgtatatatgatatgCCTATTTTATTCAGTtctgttttattaacaaatatctaTGATTTAAAGTGCAAAGCAtaagtaataacattttttggCAATGCTCTTGTGTGTGTATTTTAgtaagcttaaattaaataaaactattataaattcataGACATAATTTCTTGAATGGACTTACTGAGGTCCTTTCTACGGGATTTCTCTAATGCttcacataaaacaaaaaaccatCTCTGTTTATCTGCTCTAGcctcaaatatttttatcaattctgAAGCCTTGGTTGGCAAATCATTACAATTGGTATCAATTTCATCTATTTTACATTCTCGAATTTTGAGATTTCTTCCCAAATCACGCCAAAAGCTTCCAATTTCTTCTATGATTCTTTGTCTAATTGTATCCATTTTCTTTGGACTAATTTCACCAAAGGAATTATTACATAGGCACTTTTCTTCATTTTTTGTAATTGGTTGCTTGATTGACGCAATTGGTATATTCTCAATAACTAAAATGTAAATCAAGAATCAAAATCAagctactatttaaatatacataaatgaaatttgtggtatggtctagtggttagaacgtgtgaatcacAACTAATgatggtgggttcaaacccgggccactaaattttcatatgtttaatttgtgtttataattcaaaaaaggaaaatattgtgaggaaacctgcatgcgtctaatttcactgtaattctgccacatgtgtattccatcaacctgcattggagcagtagtgagctccaaaccttttccttaaaaaaggagaggatgccttagcccggCCGTGGGACATGCAGAGGCTGTTACTACCATTAATCAAACgagaatatgaaaataaaacttaccaTATTGATTTACGTATCCTTTGGAAATATGACTAACTTCATAGTCACATATTCTCTTTAAAAGTTCGTCATTGTTAATTCTACGAGCTATTTCTTTTAAGGGTCCGACGTCATCTTCCGAAAGGACATTccttatttctaaaatatttagtaattggcctattgtatttatttgttcgaATCTTCTATCAGAATCAATATCATCTTTGTAGAATTCtttcaatttattaagtaaataagtgTGATTATCACATTTACTTACATCAACCACAATTTGTTGCTTTAGTTCCgataaagtcattttttatttaaagacgaGGAAAggaaatattctaaataaaactataaactgTAATTATGTATTGACAATTATCAGCATTTCCTGCTAATTTACGACTTTGTCACTTTACGTCGGTCGTCGCCGTCGTCGTCTAGACTAGACGTCTAACGTATGTCGACTACAGTGATGCCAACTTTATGTTTTAGGGGATATATACCATTCACTACGAAAAATTGAGTTTTGCTGAAAAGTGCAGAAAAAAATAGtatgcaataaaatttattagcttataaaattattagctTATAAATGTTTACCGTAGTAAACAATTATGACTGAAAAAGTAAATTcaggttaaaaaaaattaagttcggGGCTGAAGAATGGAAAAAGGTTTGCAATCACGCGATCAAATGTGAAAATGAATATTGCACAATTCAACACGATTTAGACAATGACACTGATAGACTTGTAATAAATACAGCTGATAGTGGCAATTATATTGACCTCATTGCGAGCACACATAGTGAAATGGTAGAAGTAgaattaattaagaatttaaatgattaaaactttttattataatgtgccATTTTAAAAATCGGTATAAtggtttttgttatatatagtacatctgtaatttaaaaaaaatacatcaacatGTTACAAAAatgatctttttattttatttttccataatCTAGACATAGAAATAAttggtatattttattcaattacacagAAACTCCTGTTTTAACAACTCCTAGTAGATACCGGGCTGTTAATGTTTTGTGCGACAGAGATAATGCTCTACGAAGCCGAAATTTGTCGATTGTCTGTTTTCAATGGTCGAAgtgcaatatttattgacgggtattataaaaagtaagtgAGGAATCAAGTATGTGCCCAAAGACATCTCCacacaaaaacaataatagaatatatcATATAGAATACAGATAAAACTTTAAACTGATCACATTTAGACGgtaccgtagacagagaaacaattAGACCAAGGGGctgtgaaaccgcgattgagacagagatagtttgttaatgtgtgcgtataatgttgccatagtaactgcattccctgttttgggagataaataatttttagggcttaattaaaacaaaataagtttattaaattttacttttaaatatttattatacttttttttaattgaaatatttttttgttttccaactacacccaaaaa
This window encodes:
- the LOC126768606 gene encoding fas-associated death domain protein-like, whose amino-acid sequence is MTLSELKQQIVVDVSKCDNHTYLLNKLKEFYKDDIDSDRRFEQINTIGQLLNILEIRNVLSEDDVGPLKEIARRINNDELLKRICDYEVSHISKGYVNQYVIENIPIASIKQPITKNEEKCLCNNSFGEISPKKMDTIRQRIIEEIGSFWRDLGRNLKIRECKIDEIDTNCNDLPTKASELIKIFEARADKQRWFFVLCEALEKSRRKDLSKSIQEIMSMNL